One window of Burkholderia thailandensis E264 genomic DNA carries:
- a CDS encoding 2-hydroxyacid dehydrogenase, with the protein MQKILVARSIFPDVIERLKQYFDVDWNDGDALAPDALKARLADKDGALTAGDMIDASVLAAAPRLRVVSNMAVGYNNFDIGAFDAAHVLGTNTPDVLTETTADFGWALMMAAARRIAESEHWLRAGRWRKWSYDSFLGADIHGATLGVIGMGRIGQALARRARGFGMRVIYHNRSRVAPEIEAELNAEYASKAALLAQADHVVLVLPYSAESHHTIGAAELAMMKPSATLTNIARGGIVDDAALADALRNKRIAAAGLDVFEGEPSVHPALLEVPNVVLTPHIASASEGTRRAMANLAADNLIAALGAGPDAGRPPNPINPGVLGKARI; encoded by the coding sequence ATGCAGAAAATCCTGGTCGCACGCTCGATCTTTCCGGACGTGATCGAGCGGCTCAAGCAGTATTTCGACGTCGACTGGAACGACGGCGACGCGCTCGCCCCCGACGCGCTGAAGGCGCGCCTCGCGGACAAGGACGGCGCGCTGACGGCGGGCGACATGATCGACGCGTCGGTGCTCGCGGCGGCGCCGCGGCTGCGCGTCGTGTCGAACATGGCGGTCGGCTACAACAACTTCGACATCGGCGCGTTCGACGCCGCGCACGTGCTCGGCACCAACACGCCCGACGTGCTGACCGAGACGACCGCCGATTTCGGCTGGGCGCTGATGATGGCGGCCGCGCGGCGGATCGCCGAATCCGAGCACTGGCTGCGCGCGGGGCGGTGGCGCAAGTGGTCGTACGACAGCTTTCTCGGCGCGGACATTCACGGCGCGACGCTCGGCGTGATCGGCATGGGCCGCATCGGTCAGGCGCTCGCGCGCCGCGCGCGCGGCTTCGGCATGCGCGTGATCTATCACAACCGCTCGCGCGTCGCGCCCGAGATCGAGGCCGAGCTGAACGCCGAATATGCGTCGAAGGCGGCGCTGCTCGCGCAAGCGGATCACGTCGTGCTCGTGCTGCCTTACTCGGCGGAAAGTCATCACACGATCGGCGCGGCCGAGCTTGCGATGATGAAGCCGAGCGCGACGCTCACGAACATCGCGCGCGGCGGGATCGTCGACGACGCGGCGCTCGCCGACGCATTGCGCAACAAACGGATCGCCGCAGCGGGCCTCGACGTGTTCGAAGGCGAGCCGAGCGTGCATCCGGCGCTGCTCGAGGTGCCCAACGTCGTGCTGACGCCGCACATCGCGAGCGCGAGCGAAGGCACGCGTCGCGCGATGGCGAATCTCGCGGCGGACAACCTGATCGCGGCGCTCGGCGCGGGCCCGGATGCGGGCCGTCCGCCTAACCCGATCAATCCCGGCGTGCTGGGGAAGGCTCGCATATGA
- a CDS encoding sodium:proton antiporter, with translation MKRHAAWAGMALGGALGAAPALASAATLDGAALSAFWAVPFAGILLSIALFPLIAPVFWHHHFGKIAAAWAVAFLAPFAATFGLGTAFGTLMHALFEEYIPFIVLLTALYTVAGGICVRGNLHGTPKLNTGILALGTVLASVMGTTGAAMLLIRPLLRANDNRKHVVHVVVFFIFLVANAGGSLSPLGDPPLFLGFLNGVDFFWTTIHLALPMLFICSILLTLFFVLDTYFYRKGGEEGKPFLDPTPDSHGVSIEGKINFALLGAVIALVLMSGLWKPGIAFDLFGTHVALQNAVRDVALVAVALVSLAITPRSAREGNAFNWAPIEEVAKLFAGIFVTIAPVIVILRAGADGVFAPIVHLVTGADGKPVDAMYFWATGVLSSFLDNAPTYLVFFNLAGGDAQSLMTTGATTLAAISAGAVFMGANSYIGNAPNFMVKAIAESRGVRMPSFFAYLGWALAILVPVFLLTTWVFFSG, from the coding sequence ATGAAACGACATGCCGCCTGGGCGGGCATGGCGCTGGGAGGCGCGTTAGGCGCCGCTCCCGCGCTCGCATCGGCCGCAACGCTCGACGGTGCCGCGCTTTCCGCGTTCTGGGCGGTGCCGTTCGCGGGCATCCTGTTGTCGATCGCGCTCTTTCCGCTGATCGCGCCCGTGTTCTGGCATCATCATTTCGGCAAGATCGCGGCGGCGTGGGCGGTCGCGTTCCTGGCGCCGTTCGCCGCGACGTTCGGCCTCGGCACCGCATTCGGCACGCTGATGCACGCGCTCTTCGAGGAGTACATTCCGTTCATCGTGCTGCTGACGGCGCTGTACACGGTCGCGGGCGGCATCTGCGTGCGCGGCAACCTGCACGGCACGCCGAAGCTCAACACCGGCATCCTCGCGCTCGGCACCGTGCTCGCGAGTGTGATGGGCACGACGGGCGCCGCGATGTTGCTGATCCGGCCGCTCCTGCGCGCGAACGACAACCGCAAGCACGTCGTGCACGTCGTCGTGTTCTTCATCTTTCTGGTGGCGAACGCGGGCGGCTCCCTGTCGCCGCTCGGCGATCCGCCGCTCTTCCTCGGCTTCCTGAACGGCGTCGATTTCTTCTGGACGACGATTCATCTCGCGCTGCCGATGCTGTTCATCTGCTCGATCCTGCTCACGCTCTTCTTCGTGCTCGATACGTACTTCTATCGAAAGGGCGGCGAGGAAGGCAAGCCGTTTCTCGATCCGACGCCCGATTCGCACGGCGTATCGATCGAGGGCAAGATCAATTTCGCGCTGCTCGGTGCGGTGATCGCGCTCGTGCTGATGAGCGGCCTCTGGAAGCCGGGCATCGCGTTCGATCTGTTCGGCACGCACGTCGCGCTGCAGAACGCGGTGCGCGACGTCGCGCTCGTCGCGGTCGCGCTTGTGTCGCTCGCGATCACGCCGCGCTCGGCGCGCGAGGGCAACGCGTTCAACTGGGCGCCGATCGAGGAAGTCGCGAAGCTGTTCGCGGGCATCTTCGTGACGATCGCACCCGTGATCGTGATCCTGCGCGCGGGCGCCGACGGCGTGTTCGCGCCGATCGTCCATCTCGTCACGGGCGCCGACGGCAAGCCGGTCGACGCGATGTACTTCTGGGCCACGGGCGTTCTGTCGTCGTTCCTCGACAACGCGCCGACCTACCTCGTGTTCTTCAATCTCGCGGGCGGCGACGCGCAGTCGCTGATGACGACGGGAGCGACGACGCTCGCCGCGATCTCGGCGGGCGCCGTGTTCATGGGCGCGAACAGCTACATCGGCAACGCGCCGAATTTCATGGTGAAGGCGATCGCCGAGTCGCGCGGCGTGAGGATGCCGAGCTTCTTCGCGTACCTTGGCTGGGCGCTCGCGATTCTCGTGCCGGTGTTCCTGCTGACGACGTGGGTGTTCTTCAGCGGTTAG